Proteins encoded by one window of Halomonas sp. SH5A2:
- a CDS encoding PepSY-associated TM helix domain-containing protein, which produces MARRSLFSKPLVLLISRLHFYVGLFVGPFVLVAALSGIAYVINPALEAWVYQDTLQGTQQGNVQPLSTQIAAAQHYLDNVASPNAVRPAPEPFDTTRIMFSDPALGPSQHNAVFVDPVTLNVTGEATVYGINSILPLRTQIDLFHRQLLLGDTGRLYSELAASWLWVMALGGIVLWLTRRQALKATQGPHRLAKRHATLGVVLTAGLLLFSATGLTWSQWAGGNIAELRHAWGWSTPSVSTELAAGDTTPQDEHAEHRGHTQTANTQAPAISLITFDHALHAARQAGLEASRLQINPPMSQGQAWRVSEIDRRCPTQVNQVALHPRTMAVIDRTDFATFPLAAKLTRWGIDLHMGLLFGVINQLVLGLLAAGIVVLVVWGYTLWWRRVSRASGHHFPTISEPWGWLPPATKLGLASVALTLGIALPVLGVSLAVFVGIDALRWSSIKRRQSTRTRPNTSR; this is translated from the coding sequence ATGGCTCGCCGTTCTTTATTCAGCAAACCGCTGGTGCTGTTGATCAGCCGGCTGCACTTTTATGTTGGCTTGTTTGTGGGCCCGTTCGTTCTTGTCGCGGCCCTTTCCGGCATTGCTTACGTGATCAACCCTGCGCTGGAAGCCTGGGTCTACCAGGACACATTACAGGGCACCCAGCAAGGAAACGTGCAGCCGTTAAGTACACAGATCGCCGCGGCCCAACATTATCTGGACAACGTCGCCTCCCCCAATGCGGTTCGCCCGGCCCCCGAGCCTTTCGATACCACGCGCATCATGTTCAGCGACCCGGCGCTTGGCCCATCTCAGCACAACGCCGTTTTCGTTGACCCCGTTACCCTCAATGTCACAGGGGAAGCCACAGTTTACGGTATCAACAGCATTTTACCGCTGCGTACCCAGATCGACCTGTTTCATCGCCAGCTTCTGTTGGGCGATACAGGCCGCCTGTACAGTGAGCTCGCTGCCTCCTGGTTATGGGTGATGGCACTCGGCGGCATCGTACTATGGTTAACCCGTAGACAAGCATTGAAAGCCACACAGGGACCGCACCGCCTGGCCAAGCGTCATGCCACGCTTGGCGTGGTATTGACCGCCGGACTATTGCTGTTTTCGGCAACAGGGCTTACCTGGTCGCAATGGGCGGGCGGCAATATTGCCGAGCTTCGCCATGCCTGGGGTTGGAGCACGCCCAGTGTCTCGACCGAACTGGCGGCTGGCGACACCACCCCACAGGACGAGCACGCCGAGCACCGGGGTCATACCCAAACCGCCAATACGCAAGCCCCTGCCATCTCACTGATTACCTTTGACCACGCACTGCACGCTGCGCGGCAGGCAGGGCTTGAAGCCAGCCGCCTGCAAATCAACCCGCCGATGTCACAAGGCCAGGCTTGGCGCGTCTCTGAGATAGACCGTCGCTGTCCGACCCAGGTGAATCAGGTGGCATTGCATCCACGCACAATGGCCGTTATCGACCGGACGGACTTCGCCACCTTTCCGTTGGCTGCAAAGCTGACGCGCTGGGGGATCGACCTGCACATGGGTTTACTCTTTGGGGTCATCAATCAGCTTGTTCTTGGCCTGCTCGCAGCGGGCATCGTGGTGCTAGTTGTGTGGGGCTATACCCTTTGGTGGCGACGGGTTTCCCGTGCAAGCGGGCACCACTTCCCCACCATCAGCGAACCCTGGGGATGGCTGCCGCCAGCCACAAAGCTTGGGCTTGCCAGCGTCGCCCTCACGCTGGGTATTGCGCTTCCGGTGCTGGGCGTCAGTTTGGCGGTTTTTGTTGGCATCGACGCTTTGCGCTGGAGCTCCATTAAACGCCGCCAATCGACGCGCACACGCCCTAACACTTCCCGTTGA